The Oscillatoria acuminata PCC 6304 genomic interval TTTATTTTAGAGGAGCAAATTAAATATATCTCTGATAGTTTAGATGAAAACAAAGCCGATTCCTGGGCCTCCAAGAAAAACCGTCAAGCGGCGGCATTACGCCAAGATTTAAGTCAAATTGCCTCCTCGCTGGAAACCTTGCGATCAACGAATCAAGCGGAACATAATGCCCTGAAGAAAGAGGCACAGAATGCGATCGCTCAATTAACCACCGATGGACAATTCCTCGATCATGTTCGAGAAATTATTCGCTTTTTCAAAACCGCCTAACGGTACTGCTGCGGTTCTCTCAACCCCCAGAGGTCAACTTTGGGGGTTTTTTGTGGGAAAAACTCTATCTAAAGATGCGGTCAACTCAAGCTATAATTCACCTCCAGATAGAGTGACGCAGTAAAAATAATCTGTTATTTTCCAAATAATAGAGTTTGGAAACAGCAGTGCCACGACAACTATTTAGGCTATTAATTGGATTTGTGATTGGGCTAGTGGGAGTCTTGAGTTACTGTACAACCCAAGTGGAAAACCCGATTACGGGAGAACAGCAACGCATCCGTTTATCTCCGACAGAAGAGGTGCAACTCGGATTACAAACCCGAGGACAACTGGCGCAACAATTTGGGGGTTTATACCAGGATGCATCAGTTCAGGACTCGGTTGAACGGGTGGGTCAGAGAATTGTCCAGCAATCGGTGGTTTCGCAATCGGAATATCCGTTTGAATTTCATGTGCTTCAGGATTCAGAAACTGTGAATGCGTTTGCACTCCCAGGCGGGCAAATTTTTATTACCAATGCGTTACTGCAACGGCTGAATTCCCAATCGCAACTGGCGGGAATTTTAGGCCATGAAATTGGTCATGTGGTGGCGCGACATGGTGCAGAACATTTAGCCAAACGGGAACTGGGTTCTACCCTAGTCACAGCAGTGGGAGTTGCCACCACCGATGAACAAGGACGAGGGAGACAAACCGCCGCGATCGCCCGAGTTGCTAATGAAATGATTGCCTTGCGATATGGACGCGAAGCGGAATTAGAAAGCGATCGCCTCGGGGTGCAGTTCATGGCAGAAGCGGGTTATGACCCCAGAGGCATGATTGAAGTGATGAAAATCCTCGGTGACGCGCAATCGGGTTCACCCTCCCCAGAATTTTTGAGTACACACCCCAATCCCGATAACCGCATTCAACGCTTAGAAGAGGCGATCGCGGAAGATTTTCCCAATGGGATTCCGCCTCAATTAGAGAGTAAACATCAGAACTTATATCCCGTTGCACTTCTGCCATAAATCTTAGAATTCTGGATAATAAACTGCTAGAACTTTTGCTGTTTTTGGACTTCTCTATTCTCCAATTACTGATATCCCGCAGCTTGCAGGGTAAATAATTTTGCATAGCGTCCTTCTGCTTGCATTAACTCATTATGAGTGCCGCTTTCTATCAGTTTTCCTGCTTCTAACACGATAATGGTATCGGCCATGCGAACGGTGGAAAATCGATGGGAAATTAATAAAACCATGCGGTCTTTTGTCAAGCGTCTAAACCGTTCAAAAATTTCAAATTCGGCTTCGGCATCCATTGCTGATGTCGGTTCGTCTAGGACTAAAATATCGGCTTTGATTCGCATAAAAGCACGAGAAAGGCCGATTTTTTGCCATTGTCCTCCGGAGAGTTCGGTTCCGGATTTAAACCAGCGTCCGAGTTGGGTATAAAATCCCTGGGGTAAGGTGGCAATGAACGGTTCTGCCATGCCTTTTTCGGCAGCAGTTTTCCAACGGGTTTCGTCTTCTAAGCTATCGACATCGCCAACCCCAATATTCTCGCCGACGAGGAACTGATAGCGCACAAAATCTTGGAAAATGACGCCGATGCGTTGTCGTAAGTGGTTGATATCCCATTCGCGCAAGTCTAATCCATCGAGGAGAATTTCACCGGATGAGGGTTCGTAGAGGCGGGTGAGGAGTTTGATTAAGGTGGTTTTTCCCGACCCATTTTTGCCGACTAAGGCGAGTTTTTCTCCAGGTTTTAAATGAAAGGTGATATCGGTTAAGGCGGGTTGGGTGGCGTCAGGATAGGTAAAGGAAACGTTCTGGAAGCGGACACCATCTTGGGGAATGGGTCCTCGCTTGGCGCTACCTCCTGTCTGGGGTATCTCTTGTTCTAAAAATTCATACAAGTTGGATAAATAGAGGTTGTCTTCATACATTCCCCCGATCGCACTCAAGGTTGCAGAAAAGCTGGATTGTCCCTGGCGAAATACCATTAAATACATGGTCATATCCCCGAGGGTGATGCGTCCAGAAATGGCAGCGATCGCAATCCAGGCGTAGGTTCCATAAAATGCCAAACTACTCAGCAACCCCAACACATATCCCCAAAATCCTCGCCGCAGGGTCAAATTTCGGTCTTCCTGATACAAGCGATGAAAGATATTCCGATACCGATTCAGAAAAACGGGTCCGAGTTGATAAAGTTGCACCTCTTTAGCGTAATCTTCCCGCGCAATCAGGGTTTCTAGGTAAATTTGTTCGCGGGTTTCTGGCGATCGCCTTTTAAAAACCCGAAAAGCGGCACCGGCAAACTTGGTTTCTGCTAAAAATGGCGGAATGGCGGCGATCGCCAACACACCAACAACCCATCCGGAAAATTGCAACAACAATCCACTATATGCTACCAATCCCAGGGTCTCTTGCACTAACCCAAAAGTGCGATTCACAAAACTCAGGGGACGACTCGATGCCTCTCGTCGGGCCCGAGTCATTTTGTCATAGACTTCAGAATCTTCAAAATGGGACAAAGAAAGAGTTAGTGCTTTTTCTAAAATTAATTCATTCACCGTTTGTCCCAGGAGGACGCGCAACAGGGATTGACAAACACTCAACCCACGCTGACAGAGGGTCAACATCATCACAGCGATCGCCTCGAATCCCACATACATGAGTGCCGTTTGGGGTCCCGTTCCCGATTCAGCGGCGGCAACGACACTATCCACAATTAACTTACCCAGATAGGCAATTCCTGCCGGTAACAATCCAGAAACTCCGGTGAGAATGGCTACAATTGCGGTTAAAATTGGGCTAGTTTTCCAAACTAATTGCACCGCTCTTTTGCTATACTTAAAAGCGGATAAACCAAAGCGGAAACTTTGCCTGATCTGACTGAACACATTCTGGCGATCGCGCCTTCTCATCGTTGATTTCAATGCCTCTTTTTCAGGGGTTACACTGTGGCGACGCTATCCCAAACGGTTGCTGCATTTCTCCGATTGGTAACGGTGCCACTAGCTTTATTTTACCTTGATTATCCCGAGACCAACCGCGCGCTTCTACCAATTCCGGGTAAGTTTCCCCCAAATTGCTTCCCGTTGCACTCCATTGACGCGGCAATCCTTCCCTTGAGTTTGACCCGGTTGCGCCTTGAGAATGACCTAAATCAATTAAGATAGATTCCGGGGCGATCGCATCATTCGGACTCGGTGGTAAACCCCCTTTGCCTGTCATCACCAAACTACTCTCATGGGTATTCTCAGCCGCACAATTCTGCACCACCACATTGGTCAGATCCACTAGATTTTCCGGTAAATCCACTAACCCCGATGTGGGATCAACTTCCGGCCTATTCACTTCGACAATGCCATCAAATTGCGGACCTTGAGCAGAAGTTGCCGTAATATCACTGGTGTTGGGACTGCCAATTCGGCGCGCCTGGGCTCCAAAAAGTCCTTGGGTATTAATAATAACTTGCCCCCCAGATGATTGTTCAGAATTGGCGGTGATGTTACTATTATTAATTGCTACAATATTATCGGTATTGAGGATAATATTTCCGCCGGTTCCCGTTCCCGTGGCATTGGTGGTGATTTGACTATTATTGCGTAAAATCAGGTCCGGCGATCGCAAGGTAATATTGCCCCGATCGCCACTGGCAGTCTCCGAGGACAACACCGCGCGATCGCTCAAGGTTACCTGTTCCCCTGCTGTTAAGGTGATACTCCCTGCCGCACCCTCCCCCGTCGCACTGGTGAGAATTTGGCTATCTCTGCTGAGGTCAATTCGATTCGCACTCACCCCAATCTCCCCACTGGGAAACGCTGTAGTTGACCGCGCACTCAAAACCGCCCCATCGGATACTTGTAATCGGTCCGTGGCGATCGTTAACCCACCCCCAGAACCCTGCGCTGCCTCCTCCGTACTACTAAATATCCCGGAGGGAAAACTCCCATCGGGACTTCTCCCACTCACGGTCATTCCCTGGGTAACATTCAGGCGAATCTCACCGGAGTCTCCCGTTCCTCGGGTGAGGGCCTGAATCCCTGCACCCCCAGTCACCGCCAGGTTATCGGCATTAATCTGGATATCTCCGGCATTGCCGAGGGCACCCGCTTCTACCGTACTCGCCAACCCACTAAAATCTTCCAAGGTATTCACCCCAGTGAGAACCGCATTGGAGACTTGAATCTGGATGTCCCCGGAATTCCCTCGCCCTCGCGTCAGGGTTTGGATTTGAGCACCTTGGCTCACTTCTAGGGTCCTAGATTGAAGATTAATACTTCCCGCATTTCCCAAAGCATCCGTTTCTACGGTGGTAAAAATCCCGGTTGTCGCCCCTTTTCCCGCCTCACCGATAACCGAGGGGGGCGGAGGGGTTGGGGGAAAGACTGGCGGAGGAGTCGGTTCCCCCGGGGTCGGCGGTATTGGGGGTATCGCTGGATCAATGAGTCCCACATCCAACTCTTCAACCAGACTCAGTGGCGTTACCGGGGTAACGGAGACAATCGGTTCAGAAGCGTTGGGATTGCGCTGGTTGTTATTTCCCTGGAGGGAAATTCGGTCCGCCATTTGGATTTGAATATTGCCTGCATTTCCCTGTTGCGAATCAAAGGTACTGCCGACAATTTGTGCGCCATTACTCATCAGCAGCGATCGCCCGGTCATCTGAATTCCCCCGCTATTTCCCTGGGCAATCGTAGGAATGAAGCCGGTAAAGGAAAAGGGAACCCTCGGTATTGGCCCAACACTGCTAAAAATGACCGTATTTGCGCCGGTTAGGGTAATATCTTCTCGCACTTGGATGGAAACGGGACCGGCATTTCCCCGTCCAAAGGTCGCTGCCACCAATTGAGCGCCCTCACTTAAAGAGAGCGATCGCGCCTGAATATCAATTCCCCCACTATTTCCCTCAATGACTTCCGAGGCAACGGTACTCAAAATCCCCGTTCTCACGCCTTGCAGAGTAACCGCATCATTGGCGTTAACCTTGACAGGACCAGCATTTCCTAATCCCGAGGCAACGGCTTGGATTTGTGCGCCTCCAGTCATGGATAGGGTTCCAGTATTCATCTCAATCCCATCGGTGTTACCGTTCCCTGCACTAGTATTAAAAATACTGGTATTACTTCCCATCAGAGAGACCAACTCTCTCACCTGAAGGACAATTTTACCGGCATTGCCAATTCCCTGGGTTTGGGAAATCACTTGAGCACCGTCACTCAGAACGAGCGATCGCCCTGCAATCTCAATTCCTTCACTATTGCCCATTCCTGTCTGACCCACGGCATTAAAAATCGCGGTCCCTGCACCGGAAAGACTCACCCCATCAGTTGTGCGAATTGCGACCCGTCCCGCATTGCCATCATTTTGGGTGATCGATTGGAGTTGTGCGCCATTGGTTAAAGCAATCGTTCCCGCTTGGATCTCGATTCCTCCACTGTTCCCCTCTCCTCTTCTGCTTTCGCGCACTCCCAAACCCAATTCTACTAGACTAAAAATGCCCGTCCTTGTCCCCGTCAAGGTTAAACCCTCGGCAACCTGAATCACCACCTGACCCGCATTTCCCCCGCCATTTTTGACCACTGCACTCAGTTGCGAACCCTCACTCAAAAAGAGAGATTGTCCCCTGATGGTGACATTTCCACCATTTCCGGTGGAATTAAACCCGACTTGGTTGCCGATCGCACTGCCTTGGGTGAGGGTAATCCCGCCAGTGGCATCCAGGGTAATCTCTCCCCCTTGGGCATTAGGTCCCCCTTGCTGAGTCTGAATCCCGGCAATGATTTGACTTCCCCCAGATAGCTGAATATTGCGTCCCTGGAGGGAAATATCCCCCCCATCATTGCTAATCACCGAGAGCACACTGTTATTGGTTAGAGCAATATCACCCCTCGGATTCGGGGTCTCTGGGGTGGGAGTCTGGTGCAACGTCACTCCGCCATTCTGCCAATTCAAGGCAGTCACCCCTTCCGACCCCACGGCATTTAAGGCCACCAGACCCCCGGGTGCGCGTAATTGACCCGAGGCGATCGCGATTTCCGACCCTCCTAAGGCCAAGGTTTGACCCGGTTGCAGGAGTAAACTTGACCCCTGCACCTCTATTCCTCTGGGATTGCTGCCATATTGTAATCCCACCGGCACTGTCACCGATAACAAGGGGGTCTGAACCTGTCCTCCCGTCGCCCTAAACTCACTCCCATCGGCAAAAGTAAACCCATTCGCCGTACTCACCACAAACGACCCCCCGAGATTCAGGGTGGCATTTGGCCCAAACATGATGCCATTGGGATTGAGTAAAAACAGATTGGCGATACCATTGGCTTGAATTAATCCATCAATCGTAGAACTGCCACCCCCCGTAATTCGGGTAAAAATATTTTGAATTTCTAGGGCATTATTAAACCAAGCAGTCCCACCCGTGGGGAGATTAAACTGCTCAAAACTATGAAATAAATTGCCCCCGGATGCGGTCCCCCCATCAATGGTCAAGATTGCTCCATTGGGGGTAACGAGGGAATTAATCGGTAGGGTGGTATCAGGAATGATTTGGGCGTGACTGGGACCCGTGGTAGCAATCCCCCCGAGACAAAATAGGGCGACTGTAAATTGGCGGATTCCCGGAATACAGGAATGGGAGTTAGATTTTGGCATAAACCCCGGTCAAATGATTTCAACAGGAAAACCGAGCCTTGTTTCATTTATTATTCCTGAGAATGGTTAATTCCGCAATTGATGGAATTTGCCCCCCTTTCTTAAGGACAATTGGGAGAATTTCTGCTGTTTTCATCTCACTTTCAAGGTCCGGCAAAGGTTTCACCCGCCAGTGTCCATCAGAGGGGTCGAAACGTTAAAACCCTGTCGGACCTCGGGGATATTAAGATAGAGGGTGCAAAATATTGAATATAGAAGGAACAGAACCCTTGTCTTTAGAAGCGATCGCCATTCCACCGACTAGCGACAACCCTCCGACAGGTATGATTGTCATGCTCCACGGATGGGGTGCTAATAGCCAGGATTTAGCTCCCTTAGCCTCCCTGCTCAATTTCCCCGACTTCCTGTTTCTATTTGCGGATGCGCCGTTTCCCCATCCCCAGGTTCTGGAGGGCCGAATGTGGTATGACCTGAACAGTCCCGATTATCAGAAATTACCCGAAAGTCAAGAAATATTGACAAGTTGGTTGCGATCGCTCGAAGAAAGTACCGGCGTTCCCCTCTCGCGAACAGTGTTAAGCGGGTTTTCCCAAGGCGGGGCGATGACGTTAGATGTGGGACTGCGCTTACCCTTAGCCGGTTTAGTCTCTATGAGTGGTTACTTGCACTCCGAACCCCAACCCATGAGCGATCGCCTCCCCCCCACCTTAATCATGCATGGCACCCAGGACCCCGTGGTTCCCCTGAGTGCCGCTCATCAGGCGCGGGAAGTATTCCAAGCCTTAGGGGTCGCGGTGCAATATCGGGAATGGAAAATGGGTCACTCCATTTTGCCTGAACAAATGGAGGTGATGCAAACTTTTATTGCGGAAATTTTTTCGGCCTCAGAAGAAACTAATATTAATAAGCCTTAAGATTTAGGTCGCAACTGACGTCAATTAGAGTACAATATACTCTTGTAGCGGACTTGCTTTGCTAGATCCAAGTGCTCATACATAATGGAGGGGCGAACGATGGGAGCGACAACCATTTCCACTCGGGATATTACTTCGATGACGGAGGCTGATATCGAGAAACTCGCTATCCGTCTCGAACTAGATGATTATACCGATCCGTTTGAGGGCTTGAATGATTGGCATCTGCTACGAGCGATCGCCTTTCGTCGTCCAGAACTCGTTGAACCTTACATCTATTTGTTGGACTTGCAACCTTACGATGAAGGGTAACCTCTGAGGGTCAGTCTAAACCATGAGTGAGGACGTTAACCGGACAGGCATCCAGGGGGGAAACCTCCTCGTGCCTTCTTCCTTTGAAAATAGACGGATTCTGCTGGGTATCACCGGGGGAATTGCCGCCTATAAAGTTTGTGATGCCATCTCCACCCTGGCGAAAGCGGGGGCGCAGGTCCGGGCGATTCTGACTCGCGGTGCCCAGGAATTCATTACCCCCTTGACGGTGACCACCCTGTCTCGTCATCCTGCCTATACCGATGCCAACTTTTGGCAACCCGTCCATTCCCGACCGTTACATATTGAACTGGGGGAATGGGCGGAGGTTTTGGTGATTGCCCCTCTGACGGCGAATACCTTGGCAAAGTTGGCAACGGGAATGGCGGATAATCTGCTTACGAATACGGTTCTGGCTTCTACTTGTCCGATTTTACTGGCCCCGGCGATGAATACGGAAATGTGGAATCAGGCAGTGACTCAACGCAATTGGGAACAGGTGGTTCAGGGGTCGCGATTTCACGGGATTGAACCGGGTTCGGGACTGCTGGCTTGCGATCGCGTGGGAACTGGGCGGATGGCGGAACCGGAGCGAATTTTAGCTCATTTGGAATCGGTCTTGCATACCCAGGGAAAGCAGGATTTGGCCGGTAAACGGGTGTTAATCGGTGCTGGAAGTACCCGGGAGCATTTTGATCCAGTCCGGTTTATCGGCAATCCCGCTACGGGCAAAATGGGCATTGCTTTAGCACGCTGTGCGCTCCATCGTGGGGCTAAGGTGACCTTTGTTGGGGGGGCGATGGCCCCCGGGTTTCAGGAGTTGATACCCGGTGCGCGGATTGTGGCGGTGACTTGCGCTAAAGAAATGCAGCAGGCCATGTTAGAATTTTTTCCCCAGGCGGATATGACGGTGATGGCAGCAGCGGTGGCGGATGTTAGGCCGGTGCAGTTTCATTCGCACAAGTTACCGAAACAGGCGCTGCCAGAGCGTTTGCCCTTGGAATCGGTGCCGGATATTATCGCACAATTGGGGGAATGCAAGCAACCCCATCAGCGGTTAATTGGGTTTGCGGCGCAAACGGGGGATATTGTCACGCCAGCGATTGAAAAGTTGCGCCGCAAGAAGTTAGATGCGATCGTGGCAAATCCGATTGATCGTCCCAATGCGGGGTTTGGGAGTGATAGTAATCAGGCGGTGGTGATTGATGCTACGGGAAGACAACAGGCGATCGCCCCCTGTAGTAAGTTGAAATTGGCCCATCACCTGTTTGATTTTATCCAGTCTCTTTCCTGGTAAGTCCTGGGATATATGGCGAGGGGACGCAACGAAGGTAGAATGCTGGGGTAATCTTTCGGCCAAAAGTGTTTATGACGAGCGAAAACAAGCCCGGTACGGAGAGTACCACTGGCGCAGATGCGATCGATGTGGCGATCGCCAAGGGAATTGATTTTGATGGTTCTCCCATTCCTGAGGCCAAACTGGATCTGTACAATCAGGTGATGGGACTAGAGGCAGGACGGCAGCGCAGTGGCGTTTCCAATACCATGCGATCGCGGATTGTGCGGATTGGGGCCAAACATATCGCTCAAGATGAACTCAACCAGATGCTGACTCAGGCTGACTTTGCTCCTTTAAAAGAGAAAGAAACCGCTTTCTATTACGGCAGCAAATAGATCCAAAATTTAGCATTGAGCATCCCGGATTTCGGGATATTTTTAGGGAGCGCAGTCAGCGCTCCTTATTTTTTTAAAAAAGCCTATTTCCAGTTTAGCATTTTTTAACCCGGATGGCAACCTGGACTCAATGAGTTGGTTCGTTCAGCAGCCATTTATTTTTGATTGTCGGATTTCATAAGATTTTCATGCCTACAAAAGTAGGGCTAAATTCTTGAATGAATACTGGGGTAAAAACAGGTAATAGCTTTTGAGGTAAGGGTTTTAGATTGAGGCAAAGTCTCCCAATCGTTTCGAGGTTAGGGATAATTTTTTTGATTTTCTATTGCAAATCTAAATCAAAATTACAAAAAAATAGAGGATTTTTTCTTTAAAAACATAAAAAAGAATTCATAAATTTGGGGAATTTAATTATTTTTATTGACTATTTAAACTGATAAAAATTCGAGATTTCGTAAGGAGTAATAGAAGCTCTGAAACGGATCTTGGATATGCGTAGCTACTTTTCGATTATTTTCTGTAGCCTGTTCTTACTGGGTTTAGCGGCAAACTTCTCTGGGCGTGAATCTCACAGTTTAGAGCTGTCGCGTTCCGAGTTCGACATCCAGGTATTATCAGCAAGACTAGAGTCGGGTCAAGAAATAGCCCCCCATCGTGGGAGTGGACGGTAAGGTTGAGCGGCGATCGCCAGGAGTAAATGACCCGGTGAAAACCTGTAGCTGTCGGAATTGAACGGGCCG includes:
- a CDS encoding M48 family metallopeptidase, translated to MPRQLFRLLIGFVIGLVGVLSYCTTQVENPITGEQQRIRLSPTEEVQLGLQTRGQLAQQFGGLYQDASVQDSVERVGQRIVQQSVVSQSEYPFEFHVLQDSETVNAFALPGGQIFITNALLQRLNSQSQLAGILGHEIGHVVARHGAEHLAKRELGSTLVTAVGVATTDEQGRGRQTAAIARVANEMIALRYGREAELESDRLGVQFMAEAGYDPRGMIEVMKILGDAQSGSPSPEFLSTHPNPDNRIQRLEEAIAEDFPNGIPPQLESKHQNLYPVALLP
- a CDS encoding ABC transporter ATP-binding protein; this encodes MKSTMRRRDRQNVFSQIRQSFRFGLSAFKYSKRAVQLVWKTSPILTAIVAILTGVSGLLPAGIAYLGKLIVDSVVAAAESGTGPQTALMYVGFEAIAVMMLTLCQRGLSVCQSLLRVLLGQTVNELILEKALTLSLSHFEDSEVYDKMTRARREASSRPLSFVNRTFGLVQETLGLVAYSGLLLQFSGWVVGVLAIAAIPPFLAETKFAGAAFRVFKRRSPETREQIYLETLIAREDYAKEVQLYQLGPVFLNRYRNIFHRLYQEDRNLTLRRGFWGYVLGLLSSLAFYGTYAWIAIAAISGRITLGDMTMYLMVFRQGQSSFSATLSAIGGMYEDNLYLSNLYEFLEQEIPQTGGSAKRGPIPQDGVRFQNVSFTYPDATQPALTDITFHLKPGEKLALVGKNGSGKTTLIKLLTRLYEPSSGEILLDGLDLREWDINHLRQRIGVIFQDFVRYQFLVGENIGVGDVDSLEDETRWKTAAEKGMAEPFIATLPQGFYTQLGRWFKSGTELSGGQWQKIGLSRAFMRIKADILVLDEPTSAMDAEAEFEIFERFRRLTKDRMVLLISHRFSTVRMADTIIVLEAGKLIESGTHNELMQAEGRYAKLFTLQAAGYQ
- a CDS encoding filamentous hemagglutinin N-terminal domain-containing protein — encoded protein: MPKSNSHSCIPGIRQFTVALFCLGGIATTGPSHAQIIPDTTLPINSLVTPNGAILTIDGGTASGGNLFHSFEQFNLPTGGTAWFNNALEIQNIFTRITGGGSSTIDGLIQANGIANLFLLNPNGIMFGPNATLNLGGSFVVSTANGFTFADGSEFRATGGQVQTPLLSVTVPVGLQYGSNPRGIEVQGSSLLLQPGQTLALGGSEIAIASGQLRAPGGLVALNAVGSEGVTALNWQNGGVTLHQTPTPETPNPRGDIALTNNSVLSVISNDGGDISLQGRNIQLSGGSQIIAGIQTQQGGPNAQGGEITLDATGGITLTQGSAIGNQVGFNSTGNGGNVTIRGQSLFLSEGSQLSAVVKNGGGNAGQVVIQVAEGLTLTGTRTGIFSLVELGLGVRESRRGEGNSGGIEIQAGTIALTNGAQLQSITQNDGNAGRVAIRTTDGVSLSGAGTAIFNAVGQTGMGNSEGIEIAGRSLVLSDGAQVISQTQGIGNAGKIVLQVRELVSLMGSNTSIFNTSAGNGNTDGIEMNTGTLSMTGGAQIQAVASGLGNAGPVKVNANDAVTLQGVRTGILSTVASEVIEGNSGGIDIQARSLSLSEGAQLVAATFGRGNAGPVSIQVREDITLTGANTVIFSSVGPIPRVPFSFTGFIPTIAQGNSGGIQMTGRSLLMSNGAQIVGSTFDSQQGNAGNIQIQMADRISLQGNNNQRNPNASEPIVSVTPVTPLSLVEELDVGLIDPAIPPIPPTPGEPTPPPVFPPTPPPPSVIGEAGKGATTGIFTTVETDALGNAGSINLQSRTLEVSQGAQIQTLTRGRGNSGDIQIQVSNAVLTGVNTLEDFSGLASTVEAGALGNAGDIQINADNLAVTGGAGIQALTRGTGDSGEIRLNVTQGMTVSGRSPDGSFPSGIFSSTEEAAQGSGGGLTIATDRLQVSDGAVLSARSTTAFPSGEIGVSANRIDLSRDSQILTSATGEGAAGSITLTAGEQVTLSDRAVLSSETASGDRGNITLRSPDLILRNNSQITTNATGTGTGGNIILNTDNIVAINNSNITANSEQSSGGQVIINTQGLFGAQARRIGSPNTSDITATSAQGPQFDGIVEVNRPEVDPTSGLVDLPENLVDLTNVVVQNCAAENTHESSLVMTGKGGLPPSPNDAIAPESILIDLGHSQGATGSNSREGLPRQWSATGSNLGETYPELVEARGWSRDNQGKIKLVAPLPIGEMQQPFGIASPQCNP
- a CDS encoding alpha/beta hydrolase; its protein translation is MNIEGTEPLSLEAIAIPPTSDNPPTGMIVMLHGWGANSQDLAPLASLLNFPDFLFLFADAPFPHPQVLEGRMWYDLNSPDYQKLPESQEILTSWLRSLEESTGVPLSRTVLSGFSQGGAMTLDVGLRLPLAGLVSMSGYLHSEPQPMSDRLPPTLIMHGTQDPVVPLSAAHQAREVFQALGVAVQYREWKMGHSILPEQMEVMQTFIAEIFSASEETNINKP
- the isiD gene encoding protein IsiD, with protein sequence MGATTISTRDITSMTEADIEKLAIRLELDDYTDPFEGLNDWHLLRAIAFRRPELVEPYIYLLDLQPYDEG
- the coaBC gene encoding bifunctional phosphopantothenoylcysteine decarboxylase/phosphopantothenate--cysteine ligase CoaBC, producing MSEDVNRTGIQGGNLLVPSSFENRRILLGITGGIAAYKVCDAISTLAKAGAQVRAILTRGAQEFITPLTVTTLSRHPAYTDANFWQPVHSRPLHIELGEWAEVLVIAPLTANTLAKLATGMADNLLTNTVLASTCPILLAPAMNTEMWNQAVTQRNWEQVVQGSRFHGIEPGSGLLACDRVGTGRMAEPERILAHLESVLHTQGKQDLAGKRVLIGAGSTREHFDPVRFIGNPATGKMGIALARCALHRGAKVTFVGGAMAPGFQELIPGARIVAVTCAKEMQQAMLEFFPQADMTVMAAAVADVRPVQFHSHKLPKQALPERLPLESVPDIIAQLGECKQPHQRLIGFAAQTGDIVTPAIEKLRRKKLDAIVANPIDRPNAGFGSDSNQAVVIDATGRQQAIAPCSKLKLAHHLFDFIQSLSW
- a CDS encoding small RNA NsiR4-regulated ssr1528 family protein, which translates into the protein MTSENKPGTESTTGADAIDVAIAKGIDFDGSPIPEAKLDLYNQVMGLEAGRQRSGVSNTMRSRIVRIGAKHIAQDELNQMLTQADFAPLKEKETAFYYGSK
- the patX gene encoding heterocyst-inhibiting protein PatX, which gives rise to MRSYFSIIFCSLFLLGLAANFSGRESHSLELSRSEFDIQVLSARLESGQEIAPHRGSGR